In Deltaproteobacteria bacterium, the following are encoded in one genomic region:
- a CDS encoding DUF1015 domain-containing protein: MAAVRPLVGLRYDTARVGDVGQVLAPPYDVITAAEQAELYARSPYNVIRLILPREAERAAAAAQTLREWIGAGILRPDPEPALYLYAQRFSLPDGSTRRRDGLLCRLRLEDFASGIVRPHERTLPGPKADRLALLRATGANLSAIFGLYARPGEPVRALIGGPHLGAPLVDVSGWHQLWRVTDASVIARVQAALANQTIIIADGHHRYETALAYRDEQPGNEAAGYVLACLANMEEEGAVILPTHRLVRGPLGPDGAALAARLGESFTVEPVDARRRRAVGEIDCVLPGRRLRLRAAPAARERLRDLPPVLRGLAVELLHRAILEPVLGVGPENLEFTHDDEEAAAAVAAGRAAVAFLLNPPSMAQVREVCLAGEVMPEKSTYFYPKLATGLVFSLVGPPWV, encoded by the coding sequence ATGGCCGCCGTCCGTCCGCTCGTCGGCCTGCGCTACGATACCGCCCGGGTCGGCGACGTGGGCCAGGTGCTGGCGCCCCCCTACGACGTCATCACCGCGGCCGAGCAGGCGGAGCTCTACGCCCGCAGCCCGTACAACGTGATCCGGCTGATCCTGCCGCGCGAGGCGGAGCGCGCCGCCGCCGCGGCGCAAACCCTGCGCGAGTGGATCGGCGCAGGTATCCTCCGGCCCGACCCCGAGCCCGCCCTCTACCTCTACGCCCAGCGGTTCTCGCTCCCCGACGGCTCGACGCGCCGGCGGGACGGGCTCCTCTGCCGGCTCCGGCTCGAGGACTTCGCCTCGGGCATCGTGCGCCCGCACGAGCGCACGCTCCCGGGGCCCAAGGCCGACCGCCTCGCGCTCCTGCGCGCCACGGGCGCCAATCTGAGCGCCATCTTCGGTCTCTACGCGCGGCCGGGCGAGCCCGTGCGCGCGCTGATCGGCGGCCCGCACCTGGGCGCGCCGCTCGTCGACGTGAGCGGCTGGCACCAGCTCTGGCGCGTGACCGACGCGTCCGTGATCGCGCGCGTGCAGGCGGCGCTCGCAAACCAGACCATCATCATCGCCGACGGCCACCACCGCTACGAGACGGCGCTCGCCTACCGCGACGAGCAGCCAGGCAACGAGGCCGCCGGGTACGTCCTCGCCTGCCTCGCCAACATGGAGGAGGAGGGCGCGGTCATCCTGCCGACGCACCGCCTGGTGCGCGGGCCCCTCGGCCCCGACGGGGCGGCGCTCGCGGCGCGCCTCGGCGAGTCCTTCACGGTCGAGCCGGTGGACGCGCGCCGGCGCCGGGCCGTGGGCGAGATCGACTGCGTACTCCCCGGCCGCCGGCTCCGGCTGCGCGCGGCGCCCGCCGCCCGCGAGCGCCTGCGCGACCTCCCGCCCGTGCTGCGCGGGCTCGCGGTGGAGCTCCTCCACCGCGCGATCCTCGAGCCCGTCCTCGGCGTCGGTCCCGAGAATCTGGAGTTCACGCACGACGACGAGGAGGCGGCCGCCGCGGTCGCGGCCGGCCGGGCCGCCGTCGCCTTTCTCCTGAACCCGCCCAGCATGGCGCAGGTGCGCGAGGTCTGCCTGGCCGGCGAGGTGATGCCGGAGAAGTCGACCTACTTCTACCCGAAGCTCGCCACCGGGCTCGTCTTCTCGCTCGTCGGGCCGCCGTGGGTGTGA
- a CDS encoding threonylcarbamoyl-AMP synthase — protein sequence MRSDSASSASRPSWRRASRARTCACRGSSSLRAPTDAAVAALAAGALVVFPTETVYGLGADAHSTAAVDHLVTVRGREEGKPILVLVRDLAMAEAVAAEIPRAARRLAARFWPGALTLVLPARAGLPAPLTAGSGTIGVRVSAHPYAAALVVGLGAPVTAPSANPPGAEPPRRLAEARAYFGERVAVYLEGGRLRGGASTVAAIEGERLRILRPGLVSEAELRAALGEG from the coding sequence GTGCGCTCCGACAGCGCCTCGAGCGCTTCAAGGCCGAGCTGGCGGAGAGCGTCGAGGGCAAGAACCTGCGCCTGCAGAGGAAGCTCTTCCCTGAGAGCCCCGACTGACGCGGCCGTCGCGGCGCTCGCCGCGGGAGCGCTGGTCGTGTTCCCGACCGAGACGGTCTACGGCCTGGGCGCCGATGCCCACTCGACCGCCGCGGTCGACCATCTCGTCACCGTGAGGGGGCGAGAGGAGGGGAAGCCGATCCTCGTCCTGGTGCGCGACCTCGCCATGGCGGAGGCGGTCGCGGCCGAGATTCCACGCGCCGCGCGCCGGCTCGCGGCGCGCTTCTGGCCGGGGGCGCTGACGCTGGTGCTGCCCGCGCGGGCGGGCCTCCCGGCGCCACTCACCGCGGGCAGCGGCACGATCGGCGTGCGGGTGTCCGCGCACCCGTACGCGGCGGCACTGGTGGTGGGGCTGGGCGCGCCGGTCACGGCGCCGAGCGCGAACCCGCCCGGCGCCGAGCCACCGCGGCGGCTCGCCGAGGCGCGCGCCTACTTCGGTGAGCGCGTCGCCGTCTACCTCGAGGGCGGCCGGCTGCGCGGGGGCGCCTCCACCGTGGCGGCGATCGAGGGCGAGCGCCTGCGCATCCTGCGCCCGGGCCTCGTCTCCGAAGCCGAGCTGCGCGCGGCCCTCGGGGAGGGCTGA
- the purE gene encoding 5-(carboxyamino)imidazole ribonucleotide mutase, whose protein sequence is MASRDGRPQVGIVMGSDSDWDTMEAAAERLKDLDIEYEVQVMSAHRSPKLVRQYAESARRRGLAVLIAGAGGAAHLAGVVAAHTTLPVIGVPVGSGALGGLDALLATVQMPPGVPVATVAIGRGGAENAAILAAQILSLKNRALRQRLERFKAELAESVEGKNLRLQRKLFPESPD, encoded by the coding sequence ATGGCAAGTCGTGACGGCCGGCCCCAGGTCGGCATCGTGATGGGGAGCGACAGCGACTGGGACACGATGGAGGCGGCGGCCGAACGCCTGAAGGATCTCGACATCGAGTACGAGGTGCAGGTGATGTCGGCGCACCGCTCGCCGAAGCTGGTGCGGCAGTACGCGGAGAGCGCGCGCCGCCGCGGCCTCGCGGTGCTGATCGCGGGCGCGGGCGGGGCGGCGCACCTGGCCGGCGTGGTCGCGGCGCACACGACGCTGCCGGTGATCGGCGTGCCGGTCGGATCGGGCGCGCTCGGCGGGCTCGACGCCCTCCTCGCCACCGTGCAGATGCCGCCCGGCGTGCCGGTGGCGACGGTGGCGATCGGCCGCGGCGGCGCCGAGAACGCGGCCATCCTGGCGGCGCAGATCCTGAGCCTCAAGAACCGTGCGCTCCGACAGCGCCTCGAGCGCTTCAAGGCCGAGCTGGCGGAGAGCGTCGAGGGCAAGAACCTGCGCCTGCAGAGGAAGCTCTTCCCTGAGAGCCCCGACTGA
- the purD gene encoding phosphoribosylamine--glycine ligase, translating into MRVLVVGGGGREHALVWKLKRGSSRISALYCAPGNAGIAEDAECVPIAADDVKGLLRFAEERRIDLTVVGPELPLTLGLVDRLTAAGLRAFGPTAAAARLEGSKAFTKELLRHEHVPTAFFGVFGDPDDAARYVKEVGAPVVVKADGLASGKGVFICPTVAAALEAVDELMRARLLGDAGSRVVVEEFLEGEEVSFMALTDGTTVLPLATSQDHKRALDGDRGPNTGGMGACSPAPIVTPALQDRIMREIMEPVVRGLARQGIRYTGVLYAGLMVQEGRAKVLEFNVRFGDPEAEVVLVRLRSDLLELLERACEGRLAGATVDWDARAAVCVVLAAAGYPGAVERGRPIDGVDALRAWQGGKVFHAGTKRPEGVLLTDGGRVLDVTALGDTIGQAVTEAYAAAAHISWPGMHYRRDIGQRALAGAAAREMGSHGKS; encoded by the coding sequence ATGCGCGTCCTCGTCGTCGGCGGGGGCGGGCGCGAGCACGCGCTCGTGTGGAAGCTCAAAAGGGGCAGCAGCCGGATCAGCGCGCTCTACTGCGCGCCCGGCAACGCCGGCATCGCCGAGGACGCGGAGTGCGTGCCGATCGCCGCCGACGACGTGAAGGGGCTCCTGCGCTTCGCGGAGGAGCGCCGGATCGACCTGACCGTCGTCGGCCCCGAGCTGCCGCTCACGCTCGGCCTCGTCGACCGCCTCACCGCCGCCGGACTCAGGGCCTTCGGCCCCACGGCCGCCGCCGCGCGCCTCGAGGGCTCGAAGGCGTTCACCAAGGAGCTGCTCCGCCACGAGCACGTGCCGACGGCGTTCTTCGGCGTGTTCGGCGATCCCGACGACGCGGCCCGCTACGTGAAGGAGGTGGGCGCGCCCGTCGTCGTCAAGGCCGACGGCCTCGCGAGCGGCAAGGGCGTCTTCATCTGCCCGACCGTCGCCGCCGCGCTGGAGGCGGTGGACGAGCTCATGCGCGCGCGGCTCCTCGGCGACGCGGGGAGCCGCGTCGTGGTGGAGGAGTTCCTCGAGGGCGAGGAGGTCTCGTTCATGGCGCTGACGGACGGCACGACCGTGCTGCCGCTCGCCACCTCCCAGGACCACAAGCGCGCCCTCGACGGCGACCGGGGGCCGAACACGGGCGGCATGGGCGCCTGCTCGCCGGCGCCGATCGTGACGCCCGCGCTCCAGGACCGGATCATGCGCGAGATCATGGAGCCCGTGGTGCGCGGCCTCGCGCGGCAGGGCATCCGCTACACGGGCGTCCTCTACGCCGGCCTCATGGTGCAGGAGGGCCGGGCCAAGGTGCTCGAGTTCAACGTGCGCTTCGGCGACCCGGAGGCGGAGGTGGTGCTCGTCCGCCTGCGCTCGGACCTGCTCGAGCTGCTCGAGCGCGCGTGCGAGGGCCGTCTCGCCGGCGCCACCGTCGACTGGGACGCGCGCGCCGCGGTGTGTGTCGTGCTCGCCGCCGCGGGCTACCCGGGCGCGGTCGAGCGCGGGCGGCCGATCGACGGCGTGGACGCGCTCCGCGCGTGGCAGGGCGGCAAGGTCTTCCACGCCGGGACGAAGCGGCCCGAGGGCGTGCTCCTGACCGACGGCGGTCGCGTGCTCGACGTGACCGCGCTCGGCGACACGATCGGGCAGGCGGTGACCGAGGCTTACGCCGCCGCGGCGCACATCAGCTGGCCCGGCATGCACTACCGGCGGGACATCGGACAGCGCGCGCTCGCGGGAGCCGCGGCGCGGGAGATGGGCTCACATGGCAAGTCGTGA
- the purH gene encoding bifunctional phosphoribosylaminoimidazolecarboxamide formyltransferase/IMP cyclohydrolase: MPRALVSVSDKRGVVEFARGLAALGFDILSTGGTAKLLADAGVRVRQVSDYTGFPEMLDGRVKTLHPKIHGGLLGRRDLPEHVRAMREHGIETIDLVAVNLYPFRDTIARPGTTLAEAIEQIDIGGPSLLRSAAKNHADVTVIVDPDDYGPVLAELRAGGVEPETRRRLAEKVFCTTACYDGAIADYLSRGGTFHWGGAKALDLRYGENPHQAGALYGDFLRVAEPLHGKELSYNNVVDIDAALALAEEFRRGPEAAVAIVKHNTPCGVGAGRDPLEAWERAYATDPESPFGGIVVSTRPWTLALARAVDEIFTEVLIAPDFEPDALELLRRKKARRLVRWHPEAAPARAPAIRGVTGGLLVQDGDRAIEDPRAAKVVTRRAPAAGELAALAFAWRVVKHVKSNAIAFTTADRTLALGGGQTSRVEPVRNARARAERLGISLRGSVLASDAFFPFADGLEEAIAAGATAVIQPGGSTRDEEVIRAADAHGVAMVFTGVRHFRH, encoded by the coding sequence ATGCCTAGGGCGCTGGTGAGCGTCAGCGACAAGCGGGGCGTGGTCGAGTTCGCGCGCGGGCTCGCCGCGCTCGGCTTCGACATCCTGTCGACGGGCGGGACCGCGAAGCTCCTCGCCGACGCGGGCGTGCGCGTCCGGCAGGTGAGCGACTACACCGGCTTCCCCGAGATGCTCGACGGGCGCGTGAAGACGCTGCACCCGAAGATCCACGGCGGCCTCCTCGGCCGGCGCGACCTCCCCGAGCACGTGCGCGCGATGCGCGAGCACGGCATCGAGACCATCGACTTGGTCGCCGTGAACCTCTACCCCTTCCGCGACACGATCGCCCGCCCGGGTACGACGCTCGCGGAGGCGATCGAGCAGATCGACATCGGCGGCCCCTCCCTGCTGCGCTCGGCGGCGAAGAACCACGCCGACGTGACCGTCATCGTCGATCCCGACGACTACGGGCCCGTGCTGGCCGAGCTCCGCGCGGGCGGCGTCGAGCCCGAGACGCGGCGGCGCCTCGCGGAGAAGGTGTTCTGCACGACCGCCTGCTACGACGGCGCGATCGCGGACTACCTGAGTCGGGGCGGCACCTTCCACTGGGGCGGCGCCAAGGCGCTCGACCTGCGCTACGGCGAGAACCCGCACCAGGCGGGGGCGCTCTACGGGGACTTCCTCCGGGTCGCCGAGCCGCTGCACGGGAAAGAGCTCTCCTACAATAATGTCGTCGACATCGACGCCGCCCTGGCCCTGGCCGAGGAGTTCCGACGGGGGCCCGAGGCGGCGGTCGCGATCGTGAAGCACAACACGCCCTGCGGCGTGGGCGCGGGGCGCGACCCGCTCGAAGCCTGGGAGCGCGCCTACGCGACCGACCCCGAGTCGCCCTTCGGCGGCATCGTGGTGTCGACGCGCCCGTGGACGCTCGCCCTCGCGCGCGCCGTCGACGAGATCTTCACCGAGGTGCTGATCGCGCCCGACTTCGAGCCCGACGCGCTCGAGCTCCTGCGCCGGAAGAAGGCGCGCCGGCTCGTGCGCTGGCATCCGGAGGCCGCGCCGGCGCGCGCGCCCGCCATCCGCGGCGTCACGGGCGGCCTCCTCGTGCAGGACGGGGATCGCGCCATCGAGGACCCGCGCGCGGCGAAGGTGGTCACCCGGCGCGCCCCCGCGGCGGGGGAGCTCGCCGCGCTCGCCTTCGCGTGGCGCGTCGTCAAGCACGTCAAGTCGAACGCGATCGCGTTCACCACCGCGGACCGCACGCTCGCACTCGGCGGCGGACAGACCTCGCGCGTCGAGCCGGTGCGGAACGCGCGCGCGCGCGCCGAGCGCCTCGGCATTTCGCTGCGTGGCTCCGTCCTCGCGAGCGACGCCTTCTTCCCCTTCGCCGACGGCCTCGAGGAGGCGATCGCCGCCGGCGCGACCGCCGTCATCCAGCCGGGCGGCAGCACCCGCGACGAGGAGGTCATCCGCGCCGCCGACGCGCACGGCGTGGCCATGGTCTTCACCGGCGTGCGCCACTTCCGCCACTGA